In the genome of Methanococcoides burtonii DSM 6242, the window GGTTTCACTCTTGCATCTGTACTTGGTAATAATTCACGTAAGACAGCAGCTGCTACTGCGGTAGTCAGTGCTTATGTAAATGCTGCAAAACAGCAGTCAAATGGTCAACAGACTAAATAAGGTCTGTTGACATATTGTTTTATTATCATTTGAATTTGGGGGGTTTACTTGACTGATAAGAAAATGGATATAATCAGAGCTTTGAAAAGGGCAGGGAATAATCCTATTTCCGGTGAAGAACTTGGGGGAATACTTGGCATTTCCAGGACGATGGTCTGGAAATACATGAAAGCACTAGGTGAGGAAGGCTATGTGATCAGATCCTCGCCTGGGTCCGGTCATGTTCTGGTGTCAGCACCCGACAAACTTTATCCATCAGAGATAATGGATGGTCTTGATACGAGTATTATCGGAGGGGATATTCGATATTTCGATGAGGTGGATTCAACCAACGATGTCGCAAAGAAAATGGGGTCATCATCGGATGAAGGTACTGTTGTAATTGCGGAAATGCAGGATAGCGGTCGTGGTCGAAAAGGTGGTCATTGGATGTCTCCAAGGGGTGGTGTCTGGATGTCTGTGATCCTTAAACCGAATGTAGTTCCGGCATATGCGCCACGTTTCACTCTCATGGCCGGAGTTGCAGTTGCAAAGGCAATTCGTGGTCTTGGTGTCGAAGCATCTCTTAAATGGCCAAATGATGTTTTGATCGGGGATAAGAAGGTTTGTGGTATTCTAACAGAAATGGATGCTGAATGCGATCAGATCAATTTTGTTATCATTGGTATAGGTATCAATGTCAATGTGCTCATCGAAGAACTTTCGGAAGATCTCAGGTCGAGTTCAACAAGTCTTAGTGAAATAAAAGGCGAAGAGCTGGACAGGATCGCTTTTGTTCAGGCATTGCTGAGGGCACTTGAAGATGAGTATATCCGATCTAAGACGTCAGGTTTCGATTCAATTCTTGAGGAGTGGAGATCTCTATCTTCAACGATAGGCAGGGATGTGGATGTGGTAACGCCTCAAAGGATCATAAGGGGAAAAGCAGTAGGTATCACTGAAAATGGTACTCTTCTTGTGGAGACTGCAGAAGGTCTGGAAGAGATCGTTGCCGGAAGTTGCATTCATGGGTAGTAGGTGTGGCACGTGAATAAAAGAGTTTTAAGACATTTACTTTCGATCCTATTATTATTTTTAATATTTTTTATTTATGTTTGCCCTGTATCTGCTGTAAAAGATGATGTCCTTATGGATGGTAAAGGTATTTTTATTGAAACCAAAGGTGAATGGCATTTCAGTCAAGGATATCTCTTTGTGGTCAAGGATGTGAGTGATGATGGCAATGTTTGGGTGGAACTTTTGCTTGATGGCGTTCTCCTCAAAGATGAAAT includes:
- a CDS encoding biotin--[acetyl-CoA-carboxylase] ligase produces the protein MTDKKMDIIRALKRAGNNPISGEELGGILGISRTMVWKYMKALGEEGYVIRSSPGSGHVLVSAPDKLYPSEIMDGLDTSIIGGDIRYFDEVDSTNDVAKKMGSSSDEGTVVIAEMQDSGRGRKGGHWMSPRGGVWMSVILKPNVVPAYAPRFTLMAGVAVAKAIRGLGVEASLKWPNDVLIGDKKVCGILTEMDAECDQINFVIIGIGINVNVLIEELSEDLRSSSTSLSEIKGEELDRIAFVQALLRALEDEYIRSKTSGFDSILEEWRSLSSTIGRDVDVVTPQRIIRGKAVGITENGTLLVETAEGLEEIVAGSCIHG